GAGATGGAAGAAAGtgctgggaggaagcagagcagcaccagcagcagagctgaagcacTCACCACACACCTGACCTGGCAAGGAACCGATACAGCTGGGGGGCTAGTGGGAGACACAGAGGCTCTGAAACGGTTTATTGCAAAGGGTTTCTGCAGGTAACATGGGGAAGGAGCACGGTCCTTTTTGCCAGGGGCTTCTCTACTCCTCGCCCTCCTCTTCGTCTTCGTAGGAGTCCAGGCCCACCTCCTCGTAATCCTTCTCCAGAGCGGCCATGTCTTCCCGTGCCTCGGAGAACTCCCCTTCCTCCATGCCCTCGCCCACGTACCAGTGCACAAAGGCTCGCTTGGCATACATCAGGTCGAACTTGTGGTCCAGGCGAGCCCAGGCCTCAGCGATGGCCGTGGTGTTGCTCAGCATGCAGACAGCGCGCTGCACCTTGGCCAGGTCCCCCCCTGGCACCACCGTGGGTGGCTGGTAGTTGATGCCCACCTTGAAGCCCGTGGGGCACCAGTCCACAAACTGGATGCTGCGCTTGGTCTTGATGGTGGCAATGGCGGCATTGACATCCTTGGGCACCACATCCCCACGgtacagcaggcagcaggccaTGTACTTGCCATGGCGAGGGTCACACTTCACCATCTGGTTGGCTGGCTCAAAGCAGGAGTTGGTGATCTCAGCCACTGATAGCTGCTCGTGATAAGccttctctgcagagatgaCAGGGGCGTAGGTGGCCAGGGGGAAGTGAATGCGAGGGTAGGGCACCAGGTTGGTCTGGAACTCAGTCAGGTCAACATTCAGGGCTCCATCAAACCGCAGTGATGCTGTGATGGATGAGACAATTTGGCTGATGAGTCTGTTCAAATTGGTGTATGTCGGGCGCTCGATATCCAGGTTCCTGCGGCAGATGTCATAGATGGCTTCGTTGTCCACCATAAAGGCACAGTCCGAGTGCTCCAGGGTGGTATGGGTGGTGAGGATGGAGTTGTAGGGCTCCACCACAGCAGTGGAGACCTGTGGTGCAGGGTAGATGGAGAACTCCAGCTTGGACTTCTTGCCGTAGTCAACCGAGAGTCGCTCCATCAACAGGGAGGTGAATCCAGAGCCGGTGCCGCCTCCAAAGCTATGAAACACAAGGAATCCCTGGAGGCCTGTGCACTGGTCAGCctgtggagagagagagacatgATATTGCTCTGAGATGGATTTCTTTGTGAATGTTTGACTGTTCAGAAGTCCTTCAGGACCTGGTCCATTCCTGCCACGGGCAGCTGCAGATCCCTCcctcccagggcacagcagggcttGCAGTGTGCTCTGAGCCCCGGCAGATGCTGGAGCCCAGCCCAGGGGGACACATCCCCCCTCTGCAGTCACCTACCAGCTTCCGGATCCTGTCCAGCACTTGGTCAATGATCTCTTTGCCGATGGTGTAATGGCCACGGGCATAATTGTTGGCAGCATCCTCCTTGCCAGTGATCAGCTGCTCGGGGTGAAAGAGCTGGCGGTAGATTCCAGCCCGAACTTCATCTAGGGAACAGCAGGGTAGGGTTGAGCCTGGTGGAGGCTGTCGGTTTGAGCCAGCCACCAAGCAGATGAGCCGGTGCAAGCACCCATCCCTTTCCCCGGCTCTGCCTGCCAGTGGCACAGCCAAGGGCCCACACGTCAGCAGGGCCACCACCAGCATCATGTTTCTTTGGCAGGAGGTGACTGCCACCTCCCTGCACGGGAGCTCAGCTTCTCCCATCCATGGGGACCTGCCTGCCAGCAGTGTGCAGCTGCAtagcaggagctgctgtgccgGTTGGGCTGGTTTCTCTCTCTGCACATGTGGTAGCGAGACGACCGGCACTACTGCCTCTAGGACACCTCAAGAACAAAAGCTGGTGCTCAGGTTCGTGGCTTCTCCCAGGGAAAGGAGGGCCCTCGGGTTGAACCCGGTGCAGGATACTGCCAGCAGACCACGAGCACTAGCTGCTTGCTACTCACCCACAGGTGCACCCCAGGCTGTGCAGATTCCAGCACTCACCAATCACGGTGGGCTCCAGGTCCACGAAGATAGCCCGTGGGACATGCTTCCCAGCCCCCGTCTCACAGAAGAAGGTGGTGAAGGAGTCATCCCCTCCGCCAATGGTTTTGTCACTGGGCA
The DNA window shown above is from Falco naumanni isolate bFalNau1 chromosome 8, bFalNau1.pat, whole genome shotgun sequence and carries:
- the LOC121092397 gene encoding tubulin alpha-5 chain, coding for MRECISVHVGQAGVQMGNTCWELYCLEHGIQPDGQMPSDKTIGGGDDSFTTFFCETGAGKHVPRAIFVDLEPTVIDEVRAGIYRQLFHPEQLITGKEDAANNYARGHYTIGKEIIDQVLDRIRKLADQCTGLQGFLVFHSFGGGTGSGFTSLLMERLSVDYGKKSKLEFSIYPAPQVSTAVVEPYNSILTTHTTLEHSDCAFMVDNEAIYDICRRNLDIERPTYTNLNRLISQIVSSITASLRFDGALNVDLTEFQTNLVPYPRIHFPLATYAPVISAEKAYHEQLSVAEITNSCFEPANQMVKCDPRHGKYMACCLLYRGDVVPKDVNAAIATIKTKRSIQFVDWCPTGFKVGINYQPPTVVPGGDLAKVQRAVCMLSNTTAIAEAWARLDHKFDLMYAKRAFVHWYVGEGMEEGEFSEAREDMAALEKDYEEVGLDSYEDEEEGEE